In Chryseobacterium wanjuense, the genomic stretch CGAACCTGCGACACAATGTTTGGATATCGAAGTATGATTCTAAGACGACACTTGATTTTTATTTTATCGTTTCAATGTTTATAGTTTTTAAAATCGAGCAAAAATTTGAAAGAGGCTTTTTTTCAATTTGGATTCGAAGGAACTCTTTCTTACGGCATCGATTGTTTTTAAGTAAGGTAAAAAATCAAACAGAGACTTTGCATGCGGCACGCTACCAATTACGCCATCCAGAATTTTCGGGAACAGGATTCGAACCTATATAACCGCTCCTTAACGAAGAAATTCTGTTTTACGACACTTACTTTTTTGAGTTTTTATGGTTATTGTTTTTTGTTGTTGCAAAATTATTGTGTTAGTACGCATTCTTTTTACGCAGTTGAAATTATTTTTAAATTTAAAAAACCAAGTAACAAGTTATAGGAGTTTTTTATGTTGTTCAAGTTTTAAATTTGATCGATGGAACTCTTATGGTAACGACATTGGTTAATATAAACCGAGCAATATAGCGAAAAGACTCTATGTCAATTGGAAGTCGAAGGATTTCTTTTCTTACGGCATCGGTTTGTTTTATTAATCATAATCATCTTTTGCAAAGAAAGTAATCTGGGCCTTATCTAAATCAATTAATAAAAAACATATATAAAAGCCCATATCATAGCCACTCCAATCTCCAATGTTGAATATTCTATAATTATCGTTTTGAAACAATTTCACTAGAAAATCATTGATCATTTTACTTGTCAATCTATCTGAAGATTTCCATTCTTCGTATACACTTCCCTCTTTTGCAATCTCAAACAAATATCTTTGTAGCTTCAATTTATTCATTTCTGCTATGGGTAATTTTCTAAAATTTTCCAATGAAGTATATTGTGTGGCTATTGTGAAAAAATCGCTATCTTCATAGAAGTAGAGACTTATCCTTCTTAAAGTTTCATTATTTATAAGATGATAAATAAAATCTTTTGCATCAGAAGTTGCAGACTGAAAAGGAATATTAATATCAAAATCTTCTAACGGTTTATGAATGGAATTAAGATAATTTCTAAATTCCTCCTGATTACTCTCAATTGTTTTGATAAAGAAAAAACCATTAAAGATTAATTTAGAATATTCCTTTATAAATTCAGTTTCCTCTAAACCAATATTTATTTCGCTAAACTCAAAATCTGCTACTTTTTTATATTTATTTTCCATTTCTGCAGTTTGTTTTTTCCTAGCCCCGATTGCAACGGCATCCTTTTTCTTTTTTCTCAAAAAAGAAAAAGATATAGTGGAAAGCGGGAAATAGCTCTTAAAAAAATTGGTTATTAGTTTTATTTTTAAAAGCAGTGCCTTTTACAGTACTACTTTGTTAATCATTTCAATCGCTGATTTTCGGTCTTCCAAAGCATTCAGTACATCGAAAATTTTGTCGGACCAACCTGCGATAAGGTATACATCATTCTTTTTGATATCCAATGGTTGTTTTCCGTAACCTGCCAAATCAAAAATATACAATTTTGCATTGGGGTTGAAACGTTTGTATTGATTCCATGAGCTTTCAAAAGAATTTCTATCTCCATTGCTATTCCATAGCTGTGTATCGGTGAACAGCATTACTTTATCTACCTTTTCACTTCTGTTCAAAAGATCTTCGATCACCAGATAACCGTTTGTGGAATAACCAACTTCACCTTCTCTTTTATAAAACGCATCAACGTTTCTCAAGATACCGTTTTTAGGCATCGGAACTCTCTTCCAACGGTCACCAAACATACCTGAAATCACATTTTTGCACTGTGACTGCAACATCATCGACATCAACAAACCGATATCGTACAACAAAACCTTAGATTTCGGAGAAACCGGCTGCTGCATCGACCCGGAAACGTCTGCCGCAATCACCACCGAAGTCTCGAAGCCAAAACCTTTGATGTTTTTTGCGCTCACCAATACCGCATCTTCCAATGCTTCCAAAATTGATGACAGATATTTTGAATCGATCGCTTTCAATTCTCTATACGCCGCCAAAAATCTGAATGGCAATTGCTTCGAATTTCTCACCGCCTTTTCATCTGACAAATAGCTGCACACCTTGTAAATCGCATCTGAGGAGACGTTGGCTTCCAGAATATTTCTGAGATTTCGCAATGTTGCCATATAACCCAATTTGTTGCTGAAAATCAGTTCTTCCCATTTATTTTTGAAAGCAATTTTTTTTTCTGCTTCATTGAAAAATTTTGCCTGTCCCAACATGGAAAGTTCAACTTCCCATGTGTAAGGCGTTTCTAACGAATCGTTTACAATTTTATTGAAAATAGCCTGTTGATTTTCATCTTTTGCTTTTGGGTGAACCAAAAACAAGGCATCTTTCAAGGTTACTTCCGCTTTTCTGTTGTATTTCGCGAACTGGTACTCATCAAATTTATTGAATGATTTTACCAGACCTTTTTGAATCTGTTTTGAAAGTTTGTTCAACTTTTTAGTTTCCGTTCTTTCATTGGCCAACTGGTAATAAGCCAGCAATTCGGTGATTTCGTCAGCTCTTTGGATGACTCCGTCCACGGTTTTGCTTACCAGGTCTGTTCCTGATGTTTGCTTTGCCAATTCGGTCGTCAATACCAAAGGAATCGAACGCAGGTACATATCTTTTCTAGCATACACCGCCAGTTTTGCCACAAATTCAGGGTCGTTTTTCTGAATCAGAGTCTGGATTCTCGCCAGTCTGTCAGCTCCTTTTTCATAGTTGGTATTGGATAATCCTGTTGTAACAACAGCACTGTATAATTCTTCTGCAGGTGTCATCGTGTAAGCTTTTGCACCTTCGTAGTTCAGGACTACTCTTTTTTCTTTTCTTAAAAAATTAAATTTCATGGTTACTGTTTTATTGTTAAACATGTTGGAAGATTATCACTTCCTCACTGATTTCTGATGCAAAGTAAGAGCAGTGATGCGCAGTGTTTTTGCGTAGTTGTTTTTTTTAACACTAATGACACGAATTTTTGTAATAAATTGTGTGATTGCTTATAATAGATTCTTTATTACGCGTTGCTTCATTCGGAACGACAGTCCGGATAAAACAAGCATAAAATTTACACTCGTCTTTATTTTGTAGCCTTGATGAGATTCGAACTCACATTCCCTATCGGCATTGCGGCTGTAAATACGCTTCCCTACTTTCCCTAAACGATTTCGGTGCATCTGTAAACTCTACCCATTAGTCCGCGCAGGTCTAACCGGAATATCCGCAAACTCTACGGTAAGTAATATTTTGCCGCAGGCTTTTCCTTTTAAGCTACAAGGCTGATTGTAAAGCAGGTTTCTTGTTACAGAAACCCACTTTTTATAGTAAATGATTATTAGTTTCTATTTTGCAAAAATCTCTTTCAGCTGAGAAACGATATTGCTGTTTCCGGAAACGGTGATATCTCCAATTTTGTCGGCGATTTTCTCCATGTATTCCATTTCTTTCAGCTTCCAAAGGACTTCGTTTTCTTCCATTAATTTGGCTGTGTTCAGCAAACTTCTGGTAGAAGCGGTTTCTTCGCGACGCATGATGCTGTTGGCCTGAGCTTTTTTCTCGGCAATCAAAACCTGGTTCATGATTTCTTTCATTTCACCCGTTAAAATCACATCACGGATTCCTGCGTCGGAAGCTTTTAAGCCCAATTCCTCTGCCTTATTTCCAAGATTTTCAAGGATTTCTTTTCCTACAGAATCTTTTTTCAACAGCAATTCATCCAATGTCAAAGCTCCCACGAATTCACGCAAAGCCAGCTGCATCAGAATATATAATTGCTTGTCATATTCTTTATTTTCCATCAACGCTTTTTCGATGTTTTCCACCTGAAAACGCACATAGAAATTGATACGAAGCATCGCCTTATCCTTTGTTAAAAGTTCCTGACCGGCAATTTCCATTTGCTGCATACGCACATCGATGGCTTTTACCTCGACAGAAATTTCATTGTTCCAGAAATAATAGGTTCCGGCTTCTAGAACCTTTGTCAATTTTCCGTCAATTAACAATAATCCTTTATATTGATTCGTCACCACAAACTTTCTTGTGAAATTTTTCAACTTCATATTTTCAAGAATTGTTTTGGAAATTTTCTCTGTAATTTCAACTTTGGTTAAATCCATTTTTTGAAAGTCTCTGTTTAGAATTCCTTTCCAGAAAGCATATTGACCAACATTCAGTACTTCTTTGAAAATTCCGTTTTCAAAAACCAATACGATTTCACCGTCTTTTACTTCAACGACTTCTAGCATTGATTTCAGGTTTTCATTTTTCAATAAAAGAGTAAGATCATCAGAATTAGCCTTAAACAAAGACTTCATATCATATACCTCTACGGATTTATTTCCGTAAATCCAGTGTTTACCCTCTTTTAAAATTTCAATTAAGTTTCCGTTTTTGAAAACCAAACCTGTCTGATAAGCATTAATTTGTACATTTTTTAACATCGTTTTTATATTTATAAGGATTATTAATTTTAACTAAAAAAGGAAAATCCCAGAATCTTTTCTTCTGAAAATGGCGGAAGAAAGGAGTTCGGAAAAATTCATTGAGTTCGGAAAAAATATTTTCAAATTCAATTTCTAAGTTTTGAGATTTTGGGCGTGTCCCTCACCTTGCTAAACCAGCAACTCGGGTCGCTACGTTCACTTCTATCTTTTTTTTGCAAAAAAGGATATCCATTACCATCGCTCACGCGGAAAACCGTTTTCCT encodes the following:
- a CDS encoding TROVE domain-containing protein translates to MKFNFLRKEKRVVLNYEGAKAYTMTPAEELYSAVVTTGLSNTNYEKGADRLARIQTLIQKNDPEFVAKLAVYARKDMYLRSIPLVLTTELAKQTSGTDLVSKTVDGVIQRADEITELLAYYQLANERTETKKLNKLSKQIQKGLVKSFNKFDEYQFAKYNRKAEVTLKDALFLVHPKAKDENQQAIFNKIVNDSLETPYTWEVELSMLGQAKFFNEAEKKIAFKNKWEELIFSNKLGYMATLRNLRNILEANVSSDAIYKVCSYLSDEKAVRNSKQLPFRFLAAYRELKAIDSKYLSSILEALEDAVLVSAKNIKGFGFETSVVIAADVSGSMQQPVSPKSKVLLYDIGLLMSMMLQSQCKNVISGMFGDRWKRVPMPKNGILRNVDAFYKREGEVGYSTNGYLVIEDLLNRSEKVDKVMLFTDTQLWNSNGDRNSFESSWNQYKRFNPNAKLYIFDLAGYGKQPLDIKKNDVYLIAGWSDKIFDVLNALEDRKSAIEMINKVVL
- a CDS encoding slipin family protein; the encoded protein is MLKNVQINAYQTGLVFKNGNLIEILKEGKHWIYGNKSVEVYDMKSLFKANSDDLTLLLKNENLKSMLEVVEVKDGEIVLVFENGIFKEVLNVGQYAFWKGILNRDFQKMDLTKVEITEKISKTILENMKLKNFTRKFVVTNQYKGLLLIDGKLTKVLEAGTYYFWNNEISVEVKAIDVRMQQMEIAGQELLTKDKAMLRINFYVRFQVENIEKALMENKEYDKQLYILMQLALREFVGALTLDELLLKKDSVGKEILENLGNKAEELGLKASDAGIRDVILTGEMKEIMNQVLIAEKKAQANSIMRREETASTRSLLNTAKLMEENEVLWKLKEMEYMEKIADKIGDITVSGNSNIVSQLKEIFAK